The Catenuloplanes niger genome includes a window with the following:
- a CDS encoding SDR family NAD(P)-dependent oxidoreductase — MPPTIVITGATNGIGRRAAIDLARRGARVVITARDPEKAALARRDIGSGLVDVFHGDFTRLDDVRRIGAGIADRYTRIDVLVNNAGIHAFAPRTTPDGFPEMVAVNYLAPWLLTQALLPALHRAPAARIVTVASEASRRHGTLRIPQDLTESVPFTARGSAEFYGRTKLLDIMFTMELARRLAGSTVTANCLDPGFNTTGLGRELRFAGPLGSLLTRLGIGDPARGAGLIVALATDPGFAGRTGGYYTVRGTRRISPAPPGDDPELQGRLWRETQRLLQADNHRTT, encoded by the coding sequence ATGCCACCCACGATCGTCATCACCGGCGCCACCAACGGAATCGGCCGGCGCGCCGCCATCGACCTCGCCCGCCGCGGTGCCCGCGTCGTTATCACCGCCCGCGACCCGGAGAAGGCCGCGCTGGCCCGGCGCGACATCGGCTCCGGCCTGGTCGACGTGTTCCACGGCGACTTCACCCGCCTGGACGACGTGCGGCGCATCGGTGCCGGGATCGCCGACCGCTACACGCGCATCGACGTGCTCGTCAACAACGCCGGCATCCACGCGTTCGCGCCGCGCACCACCCCGGACGGCTTCCCCGAGATGGTGGCCGTCAACTACCTCGCCCCGTGGCTGCTGACCCAGGCCCTGCTTCCCGCCCTGCACCGAGCCCCCGCCGCCCGGATCGTCACCGTCGCCTCCGAGGCGTCCCGCCGCCACGGCACCCTGCGGATCCCCCAGGACCTGACCGAGTCGGTCCCGTTCACCGCCCGCGGCTCCGCCGAGTTCTACGGCAGGACGAAGCTGCTGGACATCATGTTCACGATGGAACTCGCCCGGCGGCTGGCCGGCAGCACCGTCACCGCGAACTGCCTCGACCCGGGGTTCAACACAACGGGCCTGGGCCGCGAACTGCGGTTCGCCGGCCCGCTCGGGAGCCTCCTCACCCGGCTCGGCATCGGTGACCCGGCCCGCGGCGCCGGCCTGATCGTCGCCCTGGCCACCGACCCGGGCTTCGCCGGGCGTACCGGCGGCTATTACACCGTCCGCGGCACCCGCCGGATCTCGCCCGCCCCGCCCGGCGACGACCCGGAGCTCCAGGGCCGCCTCTGGCGCGAGACCCAGCGGCTCCTGCAGGCCGACAACCACCGCACGACCTGA
- a CDS encoding universal stress protein, with translation MKHSYLITVGVDGSDGGRRALDWAVREAVARGGAVRAVSVWLWDGYADGAVVGLTPREQAAYVTEVLHRDIEDVTRRYGSSVPITAEVVEGTPAAVLTTAARDGDLLVLGSHGHGRIRHGLLGSVSESCIHAGPCPVVVIPVPAPAGAAAA, from the coding sequence ATGAAGCACTCCTACCTGATCACCGTCGGCGTCGACGGATCCGACGGCGGCCGGCGGGCACTCGACTGGGCGGTCCGTGAAGCCGTGGCCCGCGGCGGCGCGGTCCGGGCGGTCTCCGTCTGGCTGTGGGACGGCTACGCCGACGGCGCCGTGGTCGGCCTCACCCCGCGGGAGCAGGCGGCGTACGTGACCGAGGTGCTGCACCGGGACATCGAGGACGTCACCCGCCGGTACGGCTCGAGCGTCCCGATCACCGCCGAGGTGGTCGAGGGAACTCCCGCCGCGGTGCTGACCACCGCGGCCCGCGACGGCGACCTGCTGGTGCTCGGTAGCCACGGGCACGGCCGGATCAGGCACGGACTGCTCGGCTCGGTCAGCGAGAGCTGCATCCACGCCGGCCCCTGCCCGGTGGTGGTCATTCCCGTGCCGGCCCCGGCCGGTGCCGCGGCGGCCTGA
- a CDS encoding lipase family protein — MPLRTRICAALLAATVAGPGLAARPAAADPPVTSRGVPIPAFYTPPATLPAADGALVRTEPLPLALRLPGITSPMPGSATRIMYKSTDSAGEPVAVTGAYLEPALPWPGPGPRPLAVLAPGTMGQGDQCSTSLALQKGLILGIGTERSTVSVGYEILAIYRLLARGIAVVQTDYVGLGTTDRLHTYVNRVDSAHAVLDAARAAVALPYASVTARSAVGLYGYSQGGGATAAAAELHSTYAPDVPLRATYAGAPPADLAQVTAAIDGSELLGALGWSVNGFLQSRPDLAPLVDRYLNDTGRAVLADLSTMCVGDAILTYAGRRSTTWTTGGESVAEIIAAEPVLRDFVDDQLIGTRRPTGVVRVATGVNDNLVPHAQARAMATAWCGLGGAVVYAPVTLPPGSSALLNHFGPLLTDQDTAVRWLSHRLAGFPATTNCAAPARRP, encoded by the coding sequence ATGCCCCTGCGTACGCGCATCTGCGCCGCCCTGCTCGCCGCCACCGTCGCCGGACCGGGCCTGGCCGCACGCCCCGCCGCCGCCGACCCGCCGGTCACGTCGCGCGGCGTCCCGATCCCCGCCTTCTACACCCCACCGGCCACCCTTCCCGCGGCCGACGGTGCGCTGGTCCGCACCGAGCCGCTGCCGCTCGCACTGCGCCTGCCGGGCATCACCTCCCCGATGCCGGGCAGCGCGACCCGGATCATGTACAAGTCCACCGACTCCGCGGGCGAGCCCGTCGCCGTCACCGGCGCCTACCTGGAACCGGCACTCCCCTGGCCCGGCCCCGGACCGCGACCGCTGGCCGTGCTCGCACCCGGCACCATGGGCCAGGGCGACCAGTGCTCCACCTCCCTGGCCCTGCAGAAAGGGCTTATCCTCGGCATCGGTACGGAGCGGAGCACCGTCTCCGTCGGCTACGAGATCCTGGCGATCTACCGGCTGCTGGCCAGGGGCATCGCCGTCGTGCAGACCGACTACGTGGGCCTCGGCACCACCGACCGGCTGCACACCTACGTCAACCGTGTCGACAGCGCCCACGCCGTCCTCGACGCCGCCCGCGCCGCCGTGGCACTGCCGTACGCCTCGGTCACCGCCCGGTCCGCGGTCGGCCTGTACGGCTACAGCCAGGGCGGCGGAGCGACCGCCGCGGCCGCGGAACTCCACTCCACCTACGCCCCCGACGTCCCGCTGCGCGCCACCTACGCGGGCGCACCACCAGCCGACCTCGCCCAGGTCACCGCCGCGATCGACGGCAGCGAACTGCTCGGCGCGCTCGGCTGGTCGGTCAACGGCTTCCTGCAGTCACGGCCGGACCTGGCGCCGCTGGTCGACCGCTACCTCAACGACACCGGCCGCGCCGTACTCGCGGACCTGTCCACCATGTGCGTCGGCGACGCCATCCTCACCTACGCGGGACGGCGCAGCACCACCTGGACCACCGGCGGCGAATCGGTGGCCGAGATCATCGCCGCCGAACCCGTCCTGCGGGACTTCGTCGACGACCAGCTCATCGGCACCCGCCGGCCCACCGGCGTGGTCCGCGTCGCCACCGGCGTCAACGACAACCTCGTCCCGCACGCCCAGGCCCGCGCGATGGCCACCGCCTGGTGCGGCCTCGGCGGCGCCGTCGTCTACGCCCCGGTCACCCTGCCCCCGGGCAGCAGCGCGCTGCTCAACCACTTCGGGCCGCTGCTCACCGACCAGGACACCGCCGTGCGCTGGCTCAGCCACCGCCTGGCCGGCTTCCCGGCCACCACGAACTGCGCCGCACCGGCCCGCCGGCCCTGA
- a CDS encoding TetR/AcrR family transcriptional regulator, producing the protein MTRQRSGTPTRDRIHLAASRLFRERGFAGTSVRDIAAAAQADPALVIRHFGSKELLFLDAVRPRLDESAFDAPLGTLGTRLVEMLLDVGEQFRPAYVALLQGSAEARIAEHLRGLHEREFVVPLRSRMSGPDADARARMAAAMVGGMLYALWVVGDGRLTTDRAAFVRRYGGLLQQLITPDA; encoded by the coding sequence ATGACCCGACAACGATCCGGCACGCCGACCCGCGACCGGATCCACCTGGCCGCCTCCCGGCTGTTCCGGGAGCGCGGCTTCGCCGGCACCTCGGTCCGGGACATCGCCGCGGCGGCCCAGGCCGACCCCGCTCTGGTCATCCGTCATTTCGGCAGCAAGGAACTGCTGTTCCTGGACGCCGTACGGCCGCGGCTCGACGAGTCGGCGTTCGACGCCCCGCTGGGGACGCTGGGCACCCGGCTCGTCGAGATGCTGCTGGACGTCGGTGAGCAGTTCCGGCCGGCCTACGTCGCCCTGCTGCAGGGCAGCGCCGAGGCGCGGATCGCCGAGCATCTTCGCGGCCTGCACGAGCGGGAGTTCGTGGTGCCGCTGCGGTCCCGGATGTCCGGACCGGACGCCGACGCGCGGGCGCGGATGGCGGCCGCGATGGTCGGCGGGATGCTGTACGCGCTCTGGGTCGTCGGTGACGGCCGGCTCACCACCGACCGGGCCGCGTTCGTCCGCCGGTACGGCGGTCTGCTGCAGCAACTGATCACGCCGGACGCCTGA
- a CDS encoding YbaB/EbfC family nucleoid-associated protein, translating into MLDESALDQQLRTARASLHELQASVQAAAPPEPVTVERANGLISVTVGPDGRLTSLDAHPAVLREGVEFVTGEIMAAVNAALDAQAPEVPVGAVPDIATLFATVERAQDEGLRQMRQITTTIGEAMRRIAPEGR; encoded by the coding sequence GTGTTGGACGAATCCGCGCTCGATCAGCAGCTGCGCACGGCGCGGGCGTCGCTGCACGAACTGCAGGCGTCCGTGCAGGCCGCCGCACCGCCCGAACCGGTCACGGTCGAGCGGGCCAACGGCCTGATCAGCGTGACGGTCGGCCCGGACGGGCGACTGACCTCGCTGGACGCGCATCCGGCCGTGCTGCGCGAGGGCGTCGAGTTCGTGACCGGTGAGATCATGGCCGCGGTCAACGCGGCGCTCGACGCGCAGGCACCGGAGGTGCCGGTGGGCGCGGTGCCGGACATCGCGACGCTGTTCGCCACGGTCGAGCGGGCGCAGGACGAGGGCCTGCGGCAGATGCGGCAGATCACCACCACGATCGGTGAGGCCATGCGCCGGATCGCACCGGAGGGACGATGA
- a CDS encoding WXG100 family type VII secretion target → MSGGFSVEPESLRRGGEALQRVGDDFAVQLDGFDATLASYGTPWGGDEIGALIGQAYQAAVGYAMDCFYIAADEMAAAGEDLTVMAAAYDDTEKQNEDRFTGMSRGL, encoded by the coding sequence ATGAGCGGCGGGTTCTCGGTCGAGCCGGAGTCGCTGCGCCGTGGTGGCGAGGCGTTGCAGCGCGTCGGTGACGACTTCGCGGTGCAGCTCGACGGCTTCGACGCGACGCTGGCCTCGTACGGCACGCCGTGGGGTGGCGACGAGATCGGCGCGTTGATCGGCCAGGCGTACCAAGCGGCGGTCGGGTACGCGATGGACTGCTTCTACATCGCCGCCGACGAGATGGCCGCCGCCGGCGAGGACCTCACCGTGATGGCCGCGGCCTACGACGACACCGAGAAGCAGAACGAGGACCGGTTCACCGGCATGAGCCGAGGGCTGTGA
- a CDS encoding NAD(P)-binding domain-containing protein, protein MSVSPHELPVVVIGAGPVGLAAAAHLHERDLPFLVLEAGEGPAAAVRQWAHVRLFSPWRFNLDAAAKRLLDGTGWAEPEPDELPTGGQLAADYLQPLADLPALKPHVRYGARVVAVTRLGMDRLRTEGRESVPFLVRLDGGEDVLASAVIDASGTWQTPNHLGASGIPAHGETGAAAFVAHALPDVTGADRDRFAGRHTLVVGAGHSAANTLLSLAELAERAPDTRITWAIRAAGPARTYGGEDADALPARGALGSRLRAHVESGAITLLTGFSVRSVGVTGDRVSVSDGTRTVTVDRIVGATGFRPDHSFVSELRLDLDPIMGSTRALAPLIDPNEHSCGTVPPHGVDELTHPEPGYVAIGVKSYGRAPTFLLATGYEQARSVVAALAGDWDAARDVQLDLPETGVCNSNPVTGDDTIAAGGCCGAPEPATAGRGLATGIGGGLLSAPLPLITVGTGEQPGCC, encoded by the coding sequence GTGAGCGTCAGCCCGCACGAACTACCCGTCGTCGTCATCGGTGCCGGACCCGTCGGCCTCGCCGCCGCCGCCCACCTGCACGAGCGTGATCTGCCGTTCCTCGTCCTGGAAGCGGGGGAGGGGCCGGCCGCGGCCGTGCGGCAGTGGGCGCACGTCCGGCTGTTCTCGCCGTGGCGGTTCAACCTCGACGCCGCCGCGAAGCGGCTGCTCGACGGCACCGGATGGGCCGAACCCGAGCCGGACGAGCTCCCGACCGGCGGCCAGCTCGCCGCCGACTACCTGCAGCCGCTCGCGGACCTGCCCGCGCTGAAGCCGCACGTGCGCTACGGCGCCCGGGTGGTCGCGGTGACCCGGCTCGGCATGGACCGGCTCCGCACCGAGGGCCGCGAGTCCGTGCCGTTCCTCGTCCGCCTCGACGGCGGGGAGGACGTCCTCGCCTCCGCCGTGATCGACGCGTCCGGCACCTGGCAGACCCCGAACCACCTCGGCGCCTCCGGCATCCCGGCGCACGGCGAGACCGGCGCCGCCGCCTTCGTCGCGCACGCGCTGCCCGACGTGACCGGCGCCGATCGCGACCGGTTCGCCGGCCGGCACACCCTCGTCGTCGGCGCCGGGCACTCCGCCGCCAACACCCTCCTCTCCCTCGCCGAACTCGCCGAACGGGCACCGGACACGCGCATCACCTGGGCGATCCGCGCGGCCGGCCCCGCCCGCACCTACGGCGGCGAGGACGCCGACGCGCTGCCGGCCCGCGGCGCACTCGGCTCCCGGCTGCGCGCACACGTCGAGTCCGGCGCCATCACGCTGCTCACCGGCTTCTCCGTCCGGTCGGTCGGCGTCACCGGCGACCGGGTGAGCGTCTCGGACGGCACCCGCACCGTGACGGTCGACCGGATCGTCGGCGCCACCGGGTTCCGGCCCGACCACTCCTTCGTCTCCGAGCTGCGCCTCGACCTCGACCCGATCATGGGCTCCACCCGGGCGCTCGCACCGCTGATCGACCCGAACGAGCACTCCTGCGGCACCGTCCCGCCGCACGGCGTCGACGAACTCACCCACCCCGAGCCCGGGTACGTCGCCATCGGCGTGAAGAGCTACGGCCGCGCGCCGACGTTCCTGCTGGCCACCGGGTACGAGCAGGCCCGCTCCGTGGTGGCCGCGCTCGCCGGCGACTGGGACGCGGCCCGCGACGTACAGCTGGATCTGCCCGAGACCGGCGTCTGCAACAGCAACCCCGTCACCGGCGACGACACCATCGCGGCCGGCGGTTGCTGCGGCGCACCCGAACCGGCCACGGCCGGACGCGGGCTCGCCACCGGCATCGGCGGCGGGCTGCTCTCCGCGCCACTGCCACTGATCACCGTTGGCACCGGCGAGCAGCCCGGCTGCTGCTGA
- a CDS encoding WXG100-like domain-containing protein has protein sequence MGLELPGELVAVLDVLGLSWPESDETALFELGQAWMQFAGTLDATVTAAQSTAQAVVAANEGAAIQAFDAWWQGDGSPVSVLQPGSPAATALGAGLMACAAIVLALKIQVIVQLVLLVVQIATAIASAGPTFGASLAWIPIARAIAKVVIEELIMMAVTELLNA, from the coding sequence ATGGGGCTGGAGCTACCGGGTGAGCTGGTCGCCGTACTCGATGTGCTGGGCCTGAGCTGGCCGGAGTCGGACGAGACCGCGCTGTTCGAGCTGGGACAGGCGTGGATGCAGTTCGCCGGCACGCTGGACGCGACCGTCACCGCGGCACAGTCGACGGCGCAGGCGGTGGTCGCGGCGAACGAGGGGGCCGCGATCCAGGCGTTCGACGCCTGGTGGCAGGGGGACGGCAGCCCGGTCTCGGTGCTGCAGCCCGGTTCTCCCGCGGCGACCGCGCTCGGTGCCGGCCTGATGGCCTGCGCCGCGATCGTGCTCGCCTTGAAGATCCAGGTCATCGTCCAGCTGGTACTGCTGGTCGTGCAGATCGCGACCGCGATCGCCAGCGCCGGCCCGACGTTCGGGGCGTCGCTGGCGTGGATCCCGATCGCGCGTGCGATCGCCAAGGTGGTCATCGAGGAGCTGATCATGATGGCGGTCACGGAGCTGCTCAATGCCTAG
- a CDS encoding flavodoxin domain-containing protein, with the protein MTVLVAYASVTGGTAEIAEWIADELRATGLDAHSVPAGAVPDIAPYEAVVLGSALHMSGWHADARRFAQRFGPVLAGRPAWVFSSGPLEDAGVCAAVPPCTQAVNAMRMMGTRDHATFGGRLSEEAHGWLGFVSRRMAASGHGGDFRDPARVRAWAREIAGAVQTAQRT; encoded by the coding sequence ATGACGGTCCTGGTGGCGTACGCGTCCGTGACCGGTGGAACGGCGGAGATCGCCGAATGGATCGCGGACGAGCTTCGTGCGACCGGTCTCGACGCGCACTCGGTCCCGGCCGGCGCGGTGCCCGATATCGCCCCCTACGAAGCGGTGGTCCTGGGCAGCGCGTTGCACATGTCCGGATGGCACGCGGACGCCCGTCGGTTCGCCCAGCGGTTCGGGCCGGTGCTCGCCGGCCGGCCCGCCTGGGTGTTCAGCAGCGGACCGCTGGAGGACGCCGGCGTCTGCGCGGCGGTGCCGCCCTGCACGCAGGCCGTCAACGCCATGCGGATGATGGGTACGCGTGACCATGCCACGTTCGGCGGCCGGCTGAGCGAGGAAGCGCACGGCTGGCTGGGTTTCGTGTCCCGGCGGATGGCCGCGAGCGGGCACGGCGGCGACTTCCGGGATCCCGCCCGGGTCCGTGCCTGGGCTCGTGAGATCGCCGGAGCCGTCCAGACCGCACAACGCACGTGA
- a CDS encoding ArsR/SmtB family transcription factor, translating to MSNQSEPVTLAGPATTAGGCCPPISVRRIPAEAAAALAPAFKALGDPVRLQLMSMIASAAEGEICVCDLTPAFALSGPTISHHLRILREAGLVDAERRGTWVYYRPRPEMMRRLGGLLAVDAPSPS from the coding sequence ATGTCGAATCAGTCCGAACCGGTGACCCTCGCCGGCCCCGCGACCACCGCGGGCGGGTGCTGCCCGCCGATCTCCGTGCGCCGGATCCCCGCGGAGGCCGCGGCGGCGCTGGCGCCGGCGTTCAAGGCGCTGGGCGACCCGGTGCGGTTGCAGCTGATGTCGATGATCGCGTCGGCGGCCGAGGGCGAGATCTGCGTCTGCGACCTCACGCCGGCGTTCGCCCTGTCGGGGCCGACGATCTCCCACCACCTGCGGATCCTGCGCGAGGCCGGACTGGTCGACGCCGAGCGGCGCGGCACCTGGGTCTACTACCGGCCACGGCCGGAGATGATGCGCCGGCTCGGCGGCCTCCTCGCCGTGGACGCGCCTTCACCGTCCTGA
- the corA gene encoding magnesium/cobalt transporter CorA: MHTTEGIVDCALYVGGVRAPGKHDLAALYEQARQTPGAFVWIGLHEPGTALLAEVAGTFALHPLAVEDVVHQEQLPKLERYGDTAFLVLRAAAYVEHTELTESSEIVDTGSVRMFVGPRFVVTVRHGHVGALRQVRDELEATPEQLAEGPWAVAHGVCDRIVDEYVRIAAAMRADVDTVERGVFARDRALRIEHIYQLKRELLEFRSAVLPLQQPLAALQEPQTAELPTEIRRYFRDVRDHHSRVVDQITKYDDLLNSLLQARLAQVTVEQNNDMRKIASWAAIAAMQTAIAGIYGMNFTFMPELKWRYGYPGVLTLMLVGSVFLYRRLRRVGWL; encoded by the coding sequence GTGCACACAACAGAGGGAATCGTCGACTGCGCACTGTACGTCGGCGGTGTCCGCGCCCCCGGAAAGCATGATCTCGCCGCGCTGTACGAGCAGGCGCGGCAGACCCCAGGCGCGTTCGTGTGGATCGGGCTGCACGAGCCCGGCACCGCGCTGCTCGCCGAGGTCGCCGGGACGTTCGCCCTGCACCCGCTCGCCGTCGAGGACGTGGTGCACCAGGAGCAGCTGCCGAAGCTCGAACGGTACGGCGACACGGCGTTCCTCGTCCTGCGGGCCGCCGCCTACGTCGAGCACACCGAGCTGACCGAGAGCAGCGAGATCGTCGACACCGGCTCGGTACGCATGTTCGTCGGCCCGCGGTTCGTCGTCACCGTCCGGCACGGCCACGTCGGTGCGCTGCGCCAGGTCCGCGACGAGCTCGAGGCCACACCGGAGCAGCTGGCCGAAGGGCCGTGGGCGGTCGCGCACGGGGTGTGCGACCGGATCGTCGACGAGTACGTGCGGATCGCCGCCGCGATGCGCGCCGACGTCGACACGGTGGAGCGGGGCGTCTTCGCCCGCGACCGGGCGCTGCGCATCGAGCACATCTACCAGCTGAAACGGGAGCTGCTGGAGTTCCGCAGCGCCGTGCTGCCGTTGCAACAGCCGCTGGCGGCGCTGCAGGAGCCGCAGACCGCCGAGCTGCCCACCGAGATCCGGCGGTACTTCCGCGACGTCCGCGATCACCACTCGCGCGTGGTCGACCAGATCACCAAGTACGACGACCTGCTCAACTCGCTGCTCCAGGCACGCCTGGCGCAGGTGACCGTGGAACAGAACAACGACATGCGCAAGATCGCTTCGTGGGCGGCCATCGCCGCGATGCAGACCGCCATCGCCGGCATCTACGGCATGAACTTCACATTCATGCCCGAGCTGAAATGGCGGTACGGATACCCGGGCGTGCTGACGCTGATGCTGGTCGGCTCCGTCTTCCTGTACCGCCGGCTGCGCCGCGTCGGCTGGCTGTAG
- a CDS encoding MarR family winged helix-turn-helix transcriptional regulator — protein MQTTSGVGAPRRDDLERALGEQINAVVSATRALGERSAAHFHPRLQPAAFHIARWLYAFGPATPSVVAEAVHMDRSSTSTLIGKMRALGLLDAAPNPEDRRSIIVGLSTDGRDRVAATLADRGAVFREHTRNWSDDDLAQLVALLSRLTSEQHP, from the coding sequence ATGCAAACCACCTCTGGGGTCGGTGCGCCACGGCGCGACGATCTGGAACGGGCGCTCGGCGAACAGATCAACGCGGTTGTCAGCGCGACCCGCGCGTTGGGCGAGCGCAGCGCCGCGCACTTCCACCCGCGGTTACAGCCGGCGGCGTTCCACATCGCCCGGTGGCTCTACGCGTTCGGGCCCGCCACACCCAGCGTGGTGGCCGAGGCCGTGCACATGGACCGCAGCTCCACCAGCACCCTGATCGGCAAGATGCGCGCCCTGGGCCTGCTCGACGCCGCACCCAACCCGGAGGACAGGCGCAGCATCATCGTCGGACTCAGCACGGACGGCCGCGACCGGGTCGCCGCGACGCTGGCCGACCGCGGCGCCGTCTTCCGCGAGCACACCCGGAACTGGTCCGACGACGACCTCGCCCAACTCGTCGCCCTGCTCAGCCGGCTCACATCCGAACAACACCCCTGA
- a CDS encoding SMI1/KNR4 family protein, with amino-acid sequence MTDPQQLDWPATIGHAIMVRQQLHALDGSEPDSLPNVKATEADVAEFERAFGERLPAVYRSFLLHANGWRGFYYDVDLFGLDELVGGGAWPIAEQLLDTYVDEEVLDDAGLDPDDVMPVGAGRGSTTLFLIIREGRPGAGQVSWIGSGKETDRFTHFADFIASMTAYDLRRIDQLRRA; translated from the coding sequence ATGACCGACCCGCAGCAGCTCGACTGGCCGGCGACGATCGGGCACGCCATCATGGTCCGGCAGCAGCTGCACGCGCTCGACGGCAGCGAGCCGGACTCACTGCCCAACGTCAAGGCCACCGAGGCCGACGTCGCCGAGTTCGAGCGCGCGTTCGGTGAGCGGCTTCCCGCTGTGTACCGCTCGTTCCTGCTGCACGCCAACGGCTGGCGGGGTTTCTACTACGACGTCGACCTGTTCGGCCTCGACGAGCTGGTCGGCGGCGGCGCCTGGCCGATCGCCGAGCAACTGCTCGACACGTACGTCGACGAGGAGGTGCTCGACGACGCCGGCCTCGACCCGGACGACGTGATGCCGGTCGGCGCCGGCCGCGGCTCGACCACCCTCTTCCTGATCATTCGCGAGGGCCGGCCCGGCGCCGGCCAGGTGTCCTGGATCGGCAGCGGCAAGGAAACCGACCGGTTCACCCACTTCGCCGACTTCATCGCCTCGATGACCGCGTACGACCTGCGCCGCATCGACCAGCTACGGCGCGCCTGA
- a CDS encoding alpha/beta hydrolase — MAKLDLRVRLLGRLLRRNSITGQSTEQILRNQRVRVGHNPLTDLLLGAVASGVTLADSHAAGETGPLRIRSYRPATHDGTPLPLIVNFHGGGWVVGSLDTADWLCSNVAAAVGAVVVSVDYRLAPTHRFPAAAEDCYAALTDVAGRAAEFGADPRRLAVMGDSAGGNLAAVTTLMARDRSGPAISFQALIYPATDLTGASPSIDENADAPILTRDDIVTYRDHYLGGADPTQPYASPLFAADHHGLPRALIQVAEHDPIRDDGLRYADVLHAAGVPVRTVAYAGMPHGFLAFPRLCRGAPRALADLTAALRSALTDPAHHVDK; from the coding sequence ATGGCAAAGCTCGATCTGCGCGTACGCCTGCTCGGCCGGCTGCTGCGCAGGAACTCGATCACCGGGCAGAGCACCGAGCAGATCCTGCGCAACCAGCGGGTACGGGTCGGCCACAATCCGCTCACCGACCTGCTGCTCGGCGCGGTCGCGAGCGGCGTCACCCTCGCCGACTCGCACGCCGCCGGCGAGACCGGCCCGCTGCGCATCCGCAGCTACCGCCCCGCCACGCACGACGGGACACCGCTGCCGCTGATCGTGAACTTCCACGGCGGCGGCTGGGTCGTCGGTTCTCTCGACACCGCCGACTGGCTGTGCAGCAACGTCGCCGCGGCGGTGGGCGCGGTCGTCGTGTCGGTCGACTACCGGCTCGCGCCGACGCACCGGTTCCCGGCCGCCGCCGAGGACTGCTACGCCGCGCTGACCGACGTGGCCGGTCGCGCCGCGGAGTTCGGCGCCGATCCGCGCCGGCTCGCCGTCATGGGCGACAGTGCCGGCGGCAACCTCGCCGCGGTCACCACCCTGATGGCGCGCGACCGTTCGGGACCGGCCATCTCCTTCCAGGCGCTGATCTACCCGGCCACCGACCTCACCGGTGCCAGCCCGTCGATCGACGAGAATGCCGACGCCCCGATCCTCACCAGGGACGACATCGTCACCTACCGCGACCACTACCTGGGCGGCGCGGACCCGACGCAGCCCTACGCCTCGCCGCTGTTCGCCGCCGACCACCACGGACTCCCCCGCGCCCTGATCCAGGTCGCCGAGCACGACCCCATCCGCGACGACGGGCTGCGGTACGCCGACGTCCTGCACGCCGCGGGCGTACCCGTGCGCACGGTCGCCTACGCCGGCATGCCGCACGGCTTCCTCGCTTTCCCGAGGCTGTGCCGTGGCGCGCCGCGGGCCCTCGCGGACCTCACCGCCGCACTGCGGTCCGCCCTGACCGATCCGGCACACCACGTCGACAAATAG